In Patagioenas fasciata isolate bPatFas1 chromosome 2, bPatFas1.hap1, whole genome shotgun sequence, a single window of DNA contains:
- the LOC136097998 gene encoding tubulin beta-2 chain has protein sequence MREIVHIQAGQCGNQIGAKFWEVISDEHGIDPTGSYHGDSDLQLERINVYYNEATGNKYVPRAILVDLEPGTMDSVRSGPFGQIFRPDNFVFGQSGAGNNWAKGHYTEGAELVDSVLDVVRKESESCDCLQGFQLTHSLGGGTGSGMGTLLISKIREEYPDRIMNTFSVMPSPKVSDTVVEPYNATLSVHQLVENTDETYCIDNEALYDICFRTLKLTTPTYGDLNHLVSATMSGVTTCLRFPGQLNADLRKLAVNMVPFPRLHFFMPGFAPLTSRGSQQYRALTVPELTQQMFDSKNMMAACDPRHGRYLTVAAIFRGRMSMKEVDEQMLNVQNKNSSYFVEWIPNNVKTAVCDIPPRGLKMSATFIGNSTAIQELFKRISEQFTAMFRRKAFLHWYTGEGMDEMEFTEAESNMNDLVSEYQQYQDATADEQGEFEEEGEEDEA, from the exons ATGCGTGAGATCGTGCACATCCAGGCCGGGCAGTGCGGCAACCAGATCGGCGCCAAG TTCTGGGAGGTTATCAGCGATGAGCACGGCATCGACCCCACGGGCAGCTACCACGGGGACAGCGACCTGCAGCTGGAGAGGATCAATGTCTACTACAATGAAGCCACTG GTAACAAGTATGTCCCACGGGCCATCCTGGTGGACCTGGAGCCTGGCACAATGGACTCTGTGCGCTCCGGCCCTTTTGGACAGATCTTCCGCCCTGACAACTTTGTCTTTG GTCAGAGTGGGGCTGGCAACAACTGGGCCAAGGGGCATTACACAGAAGGTGCTGAGCTGGTGGACTCTGTCCTGGATGTGGTGAGGAAGGAGTCGGAGAGCTGTGACTGCCTCCAGGGCTTCCAGTTGACCCACTCGCTGGGTGGCGGCACGGGCTCTGGGATGGGCACCCTCCTCATCAGCAAGATCCGGGAGGAGTATCCCGACCGCATCATGAACACCTTCAGCGTCATGCCCTCGCCCAAGGTGTCGGACACGGTGGTGGAGCCCTACAATGCCACCCTCTCTGTGCACCAGCTGGTGGAGAACACGGATGAGACCTACTGCATCGACAACGAGGCCCTGTACGACATTTGCTTCCGCACCCTGAAGCTGACCACTCCCACGTACGGGGACCTCAACCACCTGGTGTCGGCCACCATGAGCGGCGTGACCACCTGCCTCCGCTTCCCCGGGCAGCTGAACGCTGACCTGCGCAAGCTGGCGGTCAACATGGTGCCTTTCCCCCGGCTGCACTTCTTCATGCCGGGCTTTGCCCCTCTCACCAGCCGCGGCAGCCAGCAGTACCGAGCCCTGACGGTGCCCGAGCTGACGCAGCAGATGTTCGACTCCAAGAACATGATGGCCGCCTGCGACCCCCGCCACGGTCGCTACCTGACGGTGGCCGCCATCTTCCGGGGACGCATGTCTATGAAGGAGGTGGACGAGCAGATGCTCAACGTGCAGAACAAGAACAGCAGCTACTTTGTGGAGTGGATCCCCAACAATGTGAAGACGGCCGTCTGCGACATCCCCCCGCGCGGCCTCAAGATGTCCGCCACCTTCATTGGCAACAGCACGGCCATTCAGGAGCTCTTCAAGAGGATCTCGGAGCAGTTCACGGCCATGTTCCGGCGCAAGGCTTTCTTGCACTGGTACACCGGTGAGGGCATGGATGAAATGGAGTTCACGGAGGCTGAGAGCAACATGAATGACCTGGTCTCTGAATACCAGCAATACCAGGATGCCACTGCTGACGAGCAGGGGGAAtttgaagaggaaggagaggaggatgaAGCATGA